A single Anopheles arabiensis isolate DONGOLA chromosome 2, AaraD3, whole genome shotgun sequence DNA region contains:
- the LOC120893804 gene encoding peptidyl-alpha-hydroxyglycine alpha-amidating lyase 1 isoform X2 produces the protein MYTKQNKIFSHLHQMVPFLSGLLICSVLFTCTVEARPQTVSSNGNNTSNARFGAHEYAYVSSWPIVDRKLGSVSAVALDGDGNVVIFHRGSHVWQLSSFDTENRYQEATGGPIAQPTVLKFNRNTGELLQQWGENLFYMPHGLTVDHEQNYWLTDVALHQVFKFDLNHSTTEPVLTLGTRFEPGNDAYHYCKPTAVAVLKSGEFFVADGYCNGRIVKYSAEGIPLLSWGRNSFVLTRSFRLPSGQPVPASFFAIPHALALVPDRDLLCVADREQGRVQCFHTRNGTFHSQYSSPEIGSRLFSVKYISSDGGLLYTINGPQFVLNPVPVGGHIIEMASGNVIGRFQPNNPKHAFSNPHELAVTDDGSEVYVAELNPQMVHKFRRISPARLTGSTTTTVKPATSVTRNEAH, from the exons ATGTACACGAAACAGAACAAAATTTTCTCCCATCTGCACCAAATGGTTCCATTTTTGAGTGGGTTGTTGATTTGTTCGGTACTTTTTACATGCACCGTTGAAGCGAGGCCACAGACCGTGAGCAGTAACGGGAACAATACCAGCAATGCACGGTTCGGTGCCCATG AATACGCCTACGTGTCTAGTTGGCCAATTGTGGACCGCAAGCTTGGGTCGGTGTCGGCTGTCGCTCTGGATGGCGATGGCAACGTTGTCATATTTCATCGCGGATCCCACGTATGGCAGTTGAGCTCGTTCGACACGGAAAACCGATACCAAGAAGCAACAGGTGGTCCAATAGCGCAGCCAACGGTACTCAAGTTTAACCGCAACACGGGCGAACTGCTGCAGCAATGGGGTGAAAACCTGTTCTATATGCCGCACGGACTAACGGTCGATCATGAGCAGAACTACTGGCTGACGGATGTGGCACTGCACCAGGTGTTCAAGTTCGATCTGAACCACTCGACGACGGAACCGGTGCTGACGCTCGGCACCCGATTTGAACCCGGCAACGATGCGTACCACTACTGTAAGCCAACGGCCGTTGCGGTGCTGAAGAGTGGCGAGTTTTTCGTCGCCGATGGTTACTGTAACGGGCGTATCGTGAAGTACTCGGCGGAAGGCATACCACTGCTGTCCTGGGGGCGCAATTCTTTCGTGCTAACCCGCTCCTTTAGACTCCCATCGGGGCAACCAGTGCCGGCGAGTTTCTTCGCCATTCCACACGCACTGGCGCTGGTACCGGATCGTGATCTGTTGTGTGTGGCCGATCGGGAACAGGGGCGGGTGCAGTGCTTCCACACGCGCAATGGCACGTTTCACTCGCAGTACAGCAGCCCGGAGATCGGCAGTCGGCTGTTCAGTGTGAAGTACATTTCGTCCGACGGTGGACTGCTGTACACGATCAACGGTCCACAGTTCGTGCTGAACCCGGTCCCGGTCGGTGGACACATCATCGAGATGGCAAGCGGTAACGTAATAGGGCGGTTTCAACCCAACAATCCCAAACACGCATTTAGCAATCCACACGAGCTGGCCGTCACGGACGATGGGTCGGAAGTGTACGTAGCCGAGCTGAATCCCCAGATGGTGCACAAGTTCCGTCGAATCTCACCAGCACGACTCAccggcagcaccaccactaccgtGAAGCCCGCAACAAGTGTAACCCGCAACGAAG CACACTGA
- the LOC120893804 gene encoding peptidyl-alpha-hydroxyglycine alpha-amidating lyase 1 isoform X1, producing the protein MYTKQNKIFSHLHQMVPFLSGLLICSVLFTCTVEARPQTVSSNGNNTSNARFGAHEYAYVSSWPIVDRKLGSVSAVALDGDGNVVIFHRGSHVWQLSSFDTENRYQEATGGPIAQPTVLKFNRNTGELLQQWGENLFYMPHGLTVDHEQNYWLTDVALHQVFKFDLNHSTTEPVLTLGTRFEPGNDAYHYCKPTAVAVLKSGEFFVADGYCNGRIVKYSAEGIPLLSWGRNSFVLTRSFRLPSGQPVPASFFAIPHALALVPDRDLLCVADREQGRVQCFHTRNGTFHSQYSSPEIGSRLFSVKYISSDGGLLYTINGPQFVLNPVPVGGHIIEMASGNVIGRFQPNNPKHAFSNPHELAVTDDGSEVYVAELNPQMVHKFRRISPARLTGSTTTTVKPATSVTRNEGENTPENGRYAGAPGMNSALTAGSIGIFSIVSTLIVTSLLVILMARVICFRTGQGSSSRVDEVPLRNMGDDEG; encoded by the exons ATGTACACGAAACAGAACAAAATTTTCTCCCATCTGCACCAAATGGTTCCATTTTTGAGTGGGTTGTTGATTTGTTCGGTACTTTTTACATGCACCGTTGAAGCGAGGCCACAGACCGTGAGCAGTAACGGGAACAATACCAGCAATGCACGGTTCGGTGCCCATG AATACGCCTACGTGTCTAGTTGGCCAATTGTGGACCGCAAGCTTGGGTCGGTGTCGGCTGTCGCTCTGGATGGCGATGGCAACGTTGTCATATTTCATCGCGGATCCCACGTATGGCAGTTGAGCTCGTTCGACACGGAAAACCGATACCAAGAAGCAACAGGTGGTCCAATAGCGCAGCCAACGGTACTCAAGTTTAACCGCAACACGGGCGAACTGCTGCAGCAATGGGGTGAAAACCTGTTCTATATGCCGCACGGACTAACGGTCGATCATGAGCAGAACTACTGGCTGACGGATGTGGCACTGCACCAGGTGTTCAAGTTCGATCTGAACCACTCGACGACGGAACCGGTGCTGACGCTCGGCACCCGATTTGAACCCGGCAACGATGCGTACCACTACTGTAAGCCAACGGCCGTTGCGGTGCTGAAGAGTGGCGAGTTTTTCGTCGCCGATGGTTACTGTAACGGGCGTATCGTGAAGTACTCGGCGGAAGGCATACCACTGCTGTCCTGGGGGCGCAATTCTTTCGTGCTAACCCGCTCCTTTAGACTCCCATCGGGGCAACCAGTGCCGGCGAGTTTCTTCGCCATTCCACACGCACTGGCGCTGGTACCGGATCGTGATCTGTTGTGTGTGGCCGATCGGGAACAGGGGCGGGTGCAGTGCTTCCACACGCGCAATGGCACGTTTCACTCGCAGTACAGCAGCCCGGAGATCGGCAGTCGGCTGTTCAGTGTGAAGTACATTTCGTCCGACGGTGGACTGCTGTACACGATCAACGGTCCACAGTTCGTGCTGAACCCGGTCCCGGTCGGTGGACACATCATCGAGATGGCAAGCGGTAACGTAATAGGGCGGTTTCAACCCAACAATCCCAAACACGCATTTAGCAATCCACACGAGCTGGCCGTCACGGACGATGGGTCGGAAGTGTACGTAGCCGAGCTGAATCCCCAGATGGTGCACAAGTTCCGTCGAATCTCACCAGCACGACTCAccggcagcaccaccactaccgtGAAGCCCGCAACAAGTGTAACCCGCAACGAAGGTGAGAATACGCCCGAGAATGGCCGCTATGCCGGTGCGCCCGGAATGAACAGTGCCCTGACCGCTGGTTCGATTGGAATATTCTCCATTGTTAGCACACTGATCGTGACCAGCCTGCTGGTGATACTGATGGCCCGCGTCATTTGCTTCCGAACGGGGCAGGGATCCTCCTCGCGCGTTGACGAAGTGCCGCTGAGGAATATGGGCGACGACGAGGGCTAG
- the LOC120893806 gene encoding protein RRNAD1 isoform X1, with the protein MDGNIPRLQAELQQKILESRTIVDLYRPIIDAYIVDFFHLNHWNSLPPSWIRCFSTIPIEHLPALLSFENRNTETTVWPLTVLTLRSLFRRLVHTRSEPKTTEKHPTDPNCVYYKQSSLFHKSVKLKKRHEIEQFATNCSRENNCRTLVDIGSGQGNLARTLAYGFGFRVCCLEQNESFVQAARQKDAELWRRLVKLEPKLQNTTTATPHPVHLHEKVNLDHIDPNAFEQLLRDALNIEKGQHSDALQFGLIGLHPCGDLAPSLLRLFLACHECRFIKLVCCCYMKLSCESSISNGEPKEYGFPLSDFCRRTNLTLSYEAREMACHAIEQYRERLSGDYHELKIHAYRAAIESIIVRLRPDLKHAGLKGGIRATEVSFAEYCQRAVDGLGVTVPESDVHSAATQSRLSRWEEVVKFYTIRLMFAPLIETIVLYDRWLFLLEQGTNARIDVLFDPYLSPRNHVITAYK; encoded by the exons ATGGATGGAAACATTCCACGTTTGCAGGCAGAATTGCAGCAGAAAATCCTTGAATCTAGGACAATTGTGGATCTCTACAGACCTATTATCGATGCGTACATTGTG GATTTCTTCCACCTGAATCACTGGAACAGTTTACCTCCGAGCTGGATTCGCTGTTTCAGTACCATCCCTATCGAGCATCTTCCAGCTCTCCTGTCCtttgaaaacagaaacacagaAACAACTGTGTGGCCTTTGACGGTGCTTACCCTGCGATCGCTTTTCCGCCGATTAGTACACACTAGGAGTGAACCTAAGACCACCGAAAAGCACCCAACCGACCCAAACTGTGTTTATTACAAACAATCTAGTTTGTTTCATAAGTCGGTCAAACTGAAAAAGCGTCACGAAATAGAGCAGTTTGCCACTAACTGTTCGCGTGAAAACAATTGCCGCACGCTGGTCGATATTGGCTCGGGACAGGGGAATCTAGCACGCACGCTTGCCTACGGATTTGGTTTCCGCGTGTGCTGTCTCGAACAGAATGAGTCGTTCGTTCAAGCCGCAAG ACAAAAGGACGCAGAACTCTGGCGTCGGTTAGTGAAACTCGAGCCAAAGCTGCAAAACACTACCACCGCCACACCACACCCGGTCCATCTGCACGAAAAGGTCAACCTTGATCACATTGACCCGAATGCTTTCGAGCAACTGCTGCGGGATGCACTAAACATCGAAAAAGGTCAACATTCCGATGCACTCCAATTCGGACTAATTGGACTTCATCCGTGCGGTGATCTAGCGCCCTCTTTGTTGCGCCTCTTTCTTGCCTGCCACGAGTGTCGCTTCATTAAgctcgtttgctgctgctacatgAAGCTTTCGTGCGAGAGCTCGATATCGAACGGCGAACCAAAGGAGTATGGATTCCCTTTAAGCGACTTTTGTCGTCGTACCAATCTCACCCTAAGCTACGAAGCGCGTGAAATGGCCTGCCATGCGATTGAGCAGTACCGGGAAAGGCTGAGTGGTGATTATCACGAGCTTAAGATACACGCTTACCGTGCTGCGATCGAAAGTATTATCGTTCGTTTGCGTCCCGATTTAAAGCATGCTGGGCTGAAGGGTGGCATCAGGGCGACGGAGGTAAGCTTCGCCGAATACTGCCAACGAGCGGTCGATGGACTGGGAGTCACTGTGCCGGAGAGCGATGTCCACTCGGCGGCAACACAATCACGGCTCAGCCGATGGGAAGAGGTTGTAAAGTTTTACACGATAAGACTGATGTTTGCTCCACTGATAGAAACGATCGTCCTGTACGATCGTTGGTTGTTTCTACTGGAACAAG GCACCAACGCGCGTATCGATGTTCTGTTCGATCCGTACCTTTCACCACGGAACCATGTCATCACCGCCTATAaatga
- the LOC120893806 gene encoding protein RRNAD1 isoform X2, giving the protein MDGNIPRLQAELQQKILESRTIVDLYRPIIDAYIVDFFHLNHWNSLPPSWIRCFSTIPIEHLPALLSFENRNTETTVWPLTVLTLRSLFRRLVHTRSEPKTTEKHPTDPNCVYYKQSSLFHKSVKLKKRHEIEQFATNCSRENNCRTLVDIGSGQGNLARTLAYGFGFRVCCLEQNESFVQAARQKDAELWRRLVKLEPKLQNTTTATPHPVHLHEKVNLDHIDPNAFEQLLRDALNIEKGQHSDALQFGLIGLHPCGDLAPSLLRLFLACHECRFIKLVCCCYMKLSCESSISNGEPKEYGFPLSDFCRRTNLTLSYEAREMACHAIEQYRERLSACWAEGWHQGDGGKLRRILPTSGRWTGSHCAGERCPLGGNTITAQPMGRGCKVLHDKTDVCSTDRNDRPVRSLVVSTGTRHQRAYRCSVRSVPFTTEPCHHRL; this is encoded by the exons ATGGATGGAAACATTCCACGTTTGCAGGCAGAATTGCAGCAGAAAATCCTTGAATCTAGGACAATTGTGGATCTCTACAGACCTATTATCGATGCGTACATTGTG GATTTCTTCCACCTGAATCACTGGAACAGTTTACCTCCGAGCTGGATTCGCTGTTTCAGTACCATCCCTATCGAGCATCTTCCAGCTCTCCTGTCCtttgaaaacagaaacacagaAACAACTGTGTGGCCTTTGACGGTGCTTACCCTGCGATCGCTTTTCCGCCGATTAGTACACACTAGGAGTGAACCTAAGACCACCGAAAAGCACCCAACCGACCCAAACTGTGTTTATTACAAACAATCTAGTTTGTTTCATAAGTCGGTCAAACTGAAAAAGCGTCACGAAATAGAGCAGTTTGCCACTAACTGTTCGCGTGAAAACAATTGCCGCACGCTGGTCGATATTGGCTCGGGACAGGGGAATCTAGCACGCACGCTTGCCTACGGATTTGGTTTCCGCGTGTGCTGTCTCGAACAGAATGAGTCGTTCGTTCAAGCCGCAAG ACAAAAGGACGCAGAACTCTGGCGTCGGTTAGTGAAACTCGAGCCAAAGCTGCAAAACACTACCACCGCCACACCACACCCGGTCCATCTGCACGAAAAGGTCAACCTTGATCACATTGACCCGAATGCTTTCGAGCAACTGCTGCGGGATGCACTAAACATCGAAAAAGGTCAACATTCCGATGCACTCCAATTCGGACTAATTGGACTTCATCCGTGCGGTGATCTAGCGCCCTCTTTGTTGCGCCTCTTTCTTGCCTGCCACGAGTGTCGCTTCATTAAgctcgtttgctgctgctacatgAAGCTTTCGTGCGAGAGCTCGATATCGAACGGCGAACCAAAGGAGTATGGATTCCCTTTAAGCGACTTTTGTCGTCGTACCAATCTCACCCTAAGCTACGAAGCGCGTGAAATGGCCTGCCATGCGATTGAGCAGTACCGGGAAAGGCTGAGTG CATGCTGGGCTGAAGGGTGGCATCAGGGCGACGGAGGTAAGCTTCGCCGAATACTGCCAACGAGCGGTCGATGGACTGGGAGTCACTGTGCCGGAGAGCGATGTCCACTCGGCGGCAACACAATCACGGCTCAGCCGATGGGAAGAGGTTGTAAAGTTTTACACGATAAGACTGATGTTTGCTCCACTGATAGAAACGATCGTCCTGTACGATCGTTGGTTGTTTCTACTGGAACAAG GCACCAACGCGCGTATCGATGTTCTGTTCGATCCGTACCTTTCACCACGGAACCATGTCATCACCGCCTATAa